A window of the Falco rusticolus isolate bFalRus1 chromosome 1, bFalRus1.pri, whole genome shotgun sequence genome harbors these coding sequences:
- the ASPHD2 gene encoding aspartate beta-hydroxylase domain-containing protein 2, translating to MVWVPLRTTRTDCWAPLRAPITRCTTMSLEWLVDWSWSLDGLRDFIATGIQSFRDCDATALAAVACLLVLFVWYCYHVGREQPRAYATVNALMQSAEVNGVQNGFVYCHSPECVRCTHHDGLNQKLYHNLQEYAKRYSWSGMGRIHKGIREQGRYLNSRPSIQKPEVFFLPDLPTMPYFSRDAQKHDVELLERNFQTILCEFETLYKAFSNCSLPQGWKMNSTPSGEWFTFYLVNQGMCVPRNCRRCPRTYRLLGSLRTCIGNNVFGNACISVLSPGTVIAEHYGPTNIRIRCHLGLKTPSNCELVVGGEPQCWAEGRCLLFDDSFLHTAFHEGPPEEGPRVVFMVDLWHPNVAAAERQALDFIFAPGR from the exons ATGGTGTGGGTGCCTCTGAGGACCACAAGGACTGACTGCTGGGCCCCCCTGCGTGCACCCATCACCCGCTGCACCACCATGTCTTTGGAGTGGCTGGTGGACTGGAGCTGGTCTCTGGACGGACTCCGGGATTTCATCGCCACTGGCATCCAGTCTTTCCGGGACTGTGATGCCACTGCCCTCGCTGCTGTTGCCTGCCTCCTCGTCCTCTTTGTGTGGTACTGCTACCACGTGGGGCGGGAGCAGCCCCGCGCCTATGCCACCGTCAACGCCCTGATGCAGAGCGCTGAGGTCAATGGTGTGCAGAATGGGTTTGTCTACTGCCACTCGCCTGAGTGCGTGCGCTGCACGCACCATGATGGGCTCAACCAGAAACTCTACCACAACCTGCAGGAGTACGCCAAGCGCTACTCCTGGTCTGGCATGGGCAGGATCCACAAAGGCATCCGCGAGCAGGGCCGCTACCTCAACAGCCGGCCATCCATCCAGAAACCAGAAGTCTTCTTCTTGCCAGACTTGCCAACCATGCCCTATTTCTCCCGGGACGCTCAAAAGCATGACGTGGAGTTGTTGGAGCGCAACTTCCAGACCATTCTGTGTGAGTTTGAGACCCTCTACAAAGCTTTCTCAAACTGCAGCCTCCCGCAAGGATGGAAAATGAACAGCACGCCCAGTGGGGAGTGGTTCACCTTCTACCTGGTGAACCAGGGCATGTGTGTGCCCAGGAACTGCAGGAGATGCCCACGGACGTACCGCTTACTCGGGAGCCTTCGCACCTGCATTGGCAACAACGTCTTTGGGAACGCGTGCATCTCTGTGCTGAGCCCGGGCACCGTCATCGCCGAGCACTACGGGCCCACCAACATCCGCATCCGCTGCCATCTAG GTCTGAAGACACCCAGCAATTGCGAGCTGGTGGTGGGGGGCGAGCCTCAGTGCTGGGCTGAGGGCCGCTGCCTGCTCTTCGATGACTCCTTCCTGCACACGGCGTTCCATGAAG GTCCCCCGGAGGAGGGTCCCCGCGTGGTCTTCATGGTGGACCTGTGGCACCCCAACGTCGCCGCTGCAGAGCGCCAAGCCCTTGACTTCATCTTTGCCCCAGGACGATGA
- the SRRD gene encoding SRR1-like protein, whose product MAAAPGGWRAAGGRRRRAGGEAAGAGAVLRRLREARDDLLSSGFWEASAGAVRAPLGSSAEPPAHCVCYGLGRFSVCPAARHQLAFLLLLLEELGVPPGRCALFDPAFSAQEADALRELGLRLLPENEEGKHDVEGSATLFYMVHCGKALYNNLLWRNWSAGALAKMVIIGNSFKGIEERLLSRILERDYSYIAKVLKGTEEVALPTHPRYLDTFNDTSIHWFPLQKLKELSPEVWEFMEEPMYQDCDDLEIIRKEDRTDRHSPAATES is encoded by the exons atggcggcggcgccgggcgggtggcgggccgcgggcgggcggcggcgccgggcgggcggggaggcggcgggggccggcgcggTGCTACGGAGGCTGCGGGAGGCGCG GGACGATCTGCTGAGCTCCGGGTTCTGGGAAGCGAGCGCCG GAGCCGTGCGGGCCCCGTTGGGCAGCAGCGCGGAGCCGCCCGCCCACTGCGTCTGCTACGGCCTGGGCCGCTTCAGCGtctgccccgccgcccggcaCCAGCTggccttcctgctgctgctgctggaggagctgggg GTGCCGCCCGGCCGGTGCGCGCTGTTCGATCCCGCCTTCTCCGCCCAGGAGGCGGACGCGCTGCGGGAGCTGGGGCTGCGGCTCCTCCCGGAGAACGAG GAGGGGAAACACGACGTTGAGGGATCGGCCACGCTGTTTTACATGGTGCACTGCGGGAAAGCCTTGTACAACAACCTCCTGTGGAGGAACTGGTCTGCAGGGGCACTGGCCAAAATGGTCATCATCGGGAACAGCTTCAAAGGGATTGAGGAACG ATTGTTGTCAAGAATATTGGAGAGAGATTATTCTTACATAGCAAAG gTCTTGAAAGGGACAGAGGAAGTGGCACTCCCCACTCACCCTCGGTACCTGGACACCTTTAATGACACCTCCATCCACTGGTTTCCCTTGCAAAAACTGAAGGAACTCTCCCCTGAGGTCTGGGAGTTCATGGAGGAGCCAATGTACCAAGACTGTGATGACTTGGAGATCATCAGAAAGGAGGACAGAACTGACCGGCACAGTCCCGCTGCCACAGAGTCCTGA
- the HPS4 gene encoding Hermansky-Pudlak syndrome 4 protein, with product MAWPAAPEPGPAPWWNYFFLYDGSKVKEEGDPTSAGICYFYPPQTLPDQQELLCGQIAGVVHCMTEISGVPPSLIRLRKLKFAVVVEGDYLWVLGCAVELPDVSCRRFLEQLISLFTFYNGPVHHAYVAFSQEELSRQWDRYIEHIQKNTSDLHKIFNSLWNLDKTKVDPLLLLKAALILQTCQRSPHVLAGCILYKGLIVSTQLPPPLTAKVLLQGNESSGQSEPGGEEQREPDSPLPQGVRIIPVFLTEGEVSVLRDFPVEWMTRSSVSSASPRGEKNALCSPAVSESTGVHENQNMNNISVQESPEQASSTAAPEDAVQSGSLANTGPLKGFSETETSTKNSPTAKPSRSDNKTSELSKKAAFPSKIGTKQLLSPSTLHTAEYAQTTGPYLEGFSFPNPYAWEQESQNMGKSLVNSDVEQSSFQSYRAASGSTAVCSPAQELSRRKSGKQDKQGTMSQNSVSGESSGAAGGNVWGLDCPAAAVQSELQSRSQLPAVEVQESLPGDPAENVHCPRSKESDWPLQVDSRGAHIGVESGEQCKPVKMSLYVHCLKGLVLSLLAEDDLREDQSSIEDVYHSSLASLNGLEVHLRETLPKDSLSPAKTTYSFTHYDCVQNVLTANLPQTPGPLDRHFLRAAALIHSNFNQLPTASEVIIRNASTAVYACRNPVQETYFQQLGAPLRNSGVPNPHDSAFTLPSKAKQKLLKHGVNLL from the exons ATGGCCTGGCCCGCTGCACCggagcccggcccggcgccATG gtggaattattttttcctttatgatgGCTCAAAGGTTAAGGAAGAAGGAGATCCTACAAGTGCTgggatttgttatttttatcctCCTCAG ACTCTCCCCGACCAGCAGGAACTGCTATGCGGACAGATTGCCGGAGTGGTGCACTGCATGACTGAGATTTCTGGAGTTCCTCCAAGTCTCATTCGCCTGAGAAAGCTCAAATTTGCAGTTGTAGTGGAAGGAGACTATCTGTGG GTTCTGGGCTGTGCTGTTGAGCTTCCTGATGTCAGCTGTAGACGGTTTCTGGAGCAGCTGATCAGCCTCTTCACCTTCTACAATGGACCTGTGCACCATGCATATGTG GCATTTTCTCAGGAGGAACTGAGCAGGCAGTGGGACAGATACATTGAACATATCCAAAAAAACACCAGTGACCTCCACAAGATTTTCAATTCTCTCTGGAATCTGGACAAAACCAAG GTGGACCCCCTACTTTTACTGAAAGCAGCTCTCATCTTGCAAACTTGCCAGCGGTCTCCCCATGTCTTGGCAGGCTGTATTCTCTACAAAGGCTT GATTGTGAGCACCCAGCTGCCACCTCCTCTCACTGCCAAAGTTCTCCTTCAAGGCAATGAGTCTTCAGGCCAG agtgAGCCTGGAGGTGAGGAGCAGCGGGAGCCTG ATTCTCCATTGCCGCAGGGTGTCCGTATCATCCCAGTATTCCTAACAGAAGGTGAAGTCTCAGTGCTCCGAGACTTTCCAGTGGAGTGGATGACTAG GTCATCTGTGTCCTCAGCAAGCCCTAGAGGAGAGAAGAATGCTCTCTGCTCTCCGGCAGTTTCGGAGTCAACAGGAGTtcatgaaaaccaaaacatgaaTAATATCTCTGTGCAGGAGTCCCCTGAGCAAGCTTCAAGCACAGCTGCACCAGAAGATGCTGTGCAATCAGGCAGCCTTGCTAACACCGGTCCTTTGAAGGGCTTCTCTGAAACGGAAACTAGTACAAAGAATTCTCCAACTGCAAAACCGAGCAGATCAGACAACAAAACCTCAGAGCTCAGTAAAAAAGCAGCCTTCCCATCAAAGATAGgcacaaagcagctgctgagccctTCCACACTCCATACTGCTGAATATGCTCAAACTACAGGTCCATATCTGGAAGGCTTTTCCTTTCCGAACCCTTATGCCTGGGAACAGGAGAGTCAGAACATGGGGAAATCCCTTGTGAACTCTGACGTTGAGCAAAGCAGTTTCCAAAGTTATCGTGCAGCCAGTGGCAGTACGGCTGTTTGCTCTCCTGCCCAAGAGTTGAGCAGAAGGAAATCAGGTAAACAAGACAAACAAGGAACTATGAGCCAAAATAGTGTCTCTGGAGAAAGCAGCGGTGCAGCTGGTGGCAATGTGTGGGGTTTGGAttgtccagctgctgctgtgcaatCAGAGCTCCAAAGCAGAAGTCAGCTGCCAGCTGTAGAGGTTCAAGAGAGTCTGCCCGGTGACCCAGCAGAGAACGTCCACTGTCCCAGAAGCAAGGAGAGTGACTGGCCACTTCAGGTAGACAGTCGAGGAGCCCACATCGGTGTGGAGTCAGGCGAACAGTGCAAACCAGTTAAGATGAGCTTGTATGTTCACTGCCTTAAGGGGCTTGTGCTCTCCCTGCTAGCTGAAGATGACCTCCGAGAGGACCAGAGCTCCATTGAAGATGTG TACCACAGCAGTCTGGCTTCTCTAAACGGCCTTGAGGTTCATCTGAGGGAGACTCTGCCCAAAGACTCCTTGTCCCCAGCCAAGACAACCTACAGCTTCACTCACTATGACTGCGTTCAGAACGTACTCACAG CCAACCTGCCCCAAACACCTGGCCCTCTGGATCGGCACTTCCTGAGAGCTGCTGCACTGATCCACTCCAACTTCAACCAGCTTCCGACTGCTTCAGAAGTGATAATCAG GAATGCCTCCACAGCTGTGTATGCCTGCCGGAACCCCGTCCAGGAAACCTACTTCCAGCAGCTGGGTGCTCCACTCCGCAACTCAGGTGTTCCCAACCCTCACGACAGTGCATTCACCTTGCCaagcaaagccaagcaaaagctgctgaagcATGGAGTGAACCTGCTTTGA